One genomic segment of Longimicrobium sp. includes these proteins:
- a CDS encoding PEP-utilizing enzyme, with amino-acid sequence MPTTFWIRAAEGASAGALPPGIARGPFILRSGSPTEDTRRTSNAGQLLSLVVREPGRAPQSLAEVVAALPKDEAGAPLGAVFAQPLVEAGEAGVAFFDGFYYERTTAAGGNERLTSGQARGEVTRGHLARGEAWSAWLARVYRVFGREARGGTEGIDVEFARDEAGYVLLQVRPALFPVARNETLSLANHKEILGDPPSPWIASVLGVSGREVLSFFGEVDPAVASWRDAYAVEIGERAWMNFSFFFRLMDHWGLPRAFVTEGVGGEGGPAADRRATLRRLLRKAPVLLLLQWRCLRTVMGIRRALAGLDERIDAAASLPDLFGANVAAMTLAIRTNFAINSVLSGVTRVRKALGVRGAARVVTREMMERYGELASLPAEAREGGLDAWLAAFGHRGPLESDPSRPRFGEMREVLLRDLAASAGAAAGGLRAGAKAGAPAPPARATPGARPFYWMDERREWFRDELMRRWQRLRARLLEEGRRLAAAGAIDAPEDVFLLRGPDLAPAADLRAAALSGRRRIERARRMDLPPTASREQIERACAGVEQAEAKAAGRRVFPGIALVPALVEGRAVKADDLTSLLMGSAGGSPGQPPLLGPDAILVVPALEPSWAVVFPRVLGVVAELGGELSHASILLREAGRPAVVNCAGIFREVRTGDRLRVDGPRALVEILRD; translated from the coding sequence GTGCCCACGACGTTCTGGATCCGCGCGGCCGAAGGCGCGTCCGCCGGAGCGCTCCCGCCCGGGATCGCGCGGGGGCCCTTCATCCTCCGTTCGGGCTCGCCCACGGAGGACACGCGCCGCACGTCGAACGCGGGGCAGCTCCTCTCGCTCGTGGTGCGCGAGCCCGGCCGCGCCCCGCAGTCCCTCGCGGAGGTCGTCGCGGCGCTCCCGAAAGACGAGGCCGGCGCCCCGCTCGGGGCCGTCTTCGCGCAGCCGCTCGTCGAGGCCGGCGAGGCGGGCGTCGCGTTCTTCGACGGCTTCTACTACGAGCGCACGACCGCCGCCGGCGGCAACGAGCGTCTCACGTCGGGCCAAGCGCGCGGCGAGGTCACGCGAGGCCACCTCGCGCGCGGCGAAGCGTGGTCCGCGTGGCTCGCGCGGGTCTACCGGGTCTTCGGCCGCGAGGCGCGCGGCGGCACCGAGGGCATCGACGTCGAGTTCGCGCGCGACGAGGCGGGCTACGTGCTCCTCCAGGTGCGCCCGGCGCTCTTCCCCGTAGCGCGCAACGAGACGCTGAGCCTCGCCAACCACAAGGAGATCCTCGGCGACCCTCCGAGCCCGTGGATCGCCTCGGTGCTGGGCGTCTCGGGGCGCGAGGTCCTGTCGTTCTTCGGCGAGGTCGACCCGGCCGTCGCGTCGTGGCGGGACGCGTACGCGGTGGAGATCGGCGAGCGGGCGTGGATGAACTTCTCGTTCTTCTTCCGGCTCATGGACCACTGGGGCCTCCCGCGCGCCTTCGTGACCGAGGGGGTCGGCGGCGAAGGCGGGCCCGCCGCAGACCGGCGCGCGACCCTGCGGCGGCTGCTCCGGAAGGCCCCGGTGCTCCTGCTCCTCCAATGGAGGTGCCTCCGCACCGTGATGGGCATTCGCCGCGCGCTCGCCGGGCTCGACGAGCGGATCGACGCGGCGGCGTCGCTCCCGGATCTCTTCGGCGCCAACGTGGCCGCGATGACGCTCGCGATCCGGACGAACTTCGCCATCAACAGCGTGCTGTCGGGCGTGACGCGCGTCCGGAAGGCGCTCGGAGTCCGCGGCGCGGCGCGCGTCGTCACGCGGGAGATGATGGAGCGGTACGGCGAGCTCGCCTCGCTCCCGGCGGAGGCGCGCGAGGGCGGGCTCGACGCGTGGCTCGCCGCGTTCGGGCATCGCGGGCCGCTCGAGAGCGATCCGTCGCGGCCGCGCTTCGGCGAGATGCGCGAGGTGCTGCTGCGCGACCTCGCGGCGAGCGCCGGGGCGGCCGCCGGGGGCCTCCGCGCCGGGGCGAAGGCGGGCGCCCCCGCTCCCCCCGCGCGCGCGACGCCCGGCGCGCGGCCGTTCTACTGGATGGACGAGCGGCGCGAGTGGTTCCGGGACGAGCTCATGCGCCGCTGGCAGCGCCTCCGGGCGCGCCTCCTCGAGGAAGGGCGCCGCCTCGCGGCGGCGGGCGCGATCGACGCGCCCGAAGACGTCTTCCTGCTCCGCGGCCCGGACCTCGCGCCCGCGGCCGACCTCCGCGCCGCCGCCCTCTCCGGCCGCCGGCGCATCGAGAGGGCGCGCCGAATGGACCTCCCGCCGACCGCGTCGCGCGAGCAGATCGAGCGGGCGTGCGCCGGCGTCGAGCAGGCCGAGGCGAAGGCCGCGGGCCGCCGGGTCTTTCCAGGCATCGCGCTCGTCCCGGCGCTCGTCGAAGGGCGAGCGGTCAAGGCGGACGACCTCACGTCGCTCCTGATGGGCTCCGCGGGCGGCTCTCCGGGCCAGCCGCCCCTGCTGGGTCCCGACGCGATCCTCGTGGTCCCGGCGCTCGAGCCCTCGTGGGCCGTGGTCTTCCCGCGCGTCCTGGGCGTGGTGGCCGAGCTCGGGGGCGAGCTGAGCCATGCGTCGATCCTGCTGCGCGAGGCGGGCCGCCCGGCGGTCGTGAACTGCGCGGGGATCTTTCGCGAGGTCCGCACGGGCGACCGCCTGCGCGTCGACGGCCCGCGCGCGCTCGTCGAGATCCTCCGCGACTGA
- a CDS encoding insulinase family protein — protein MNANRTARRALAFALATAALAAAPAAAQKQPPPAPMPARPLSFPAFRETQLPNGMTLIVVENHRTPVASLTLLVRSGTATVPAAKAGTAHLVAEVLTKGTATRTAQQIAGQIEGAGGSLSGFTADDYTGVSATILSDRLPLAFELVADAALHPTFPQDEVETARQQMLSQLQAQMGQPGFLASRRFYREVYGAHPYGILRSPETVQAVTQQDLRDWHARHFKAGNALLVVAGDVTPAWAEELARQYFGGWERGGVARPSFPALPAREKAGITLVHRPGSVQSTLLVGNPGIRAGDPDYYAVQVMSRLLGGGSDSRLFQILREQRGWTYGAYSLVDRPLDTGIFLAQADVRTEVTDSALAELLVQLRRLRDQPVPAQELEGAKSYLVGSFPVNIQTAGQVASQVATTRILGLPIEDLLQYNQRISAVTAADVQRVARKFVTPDQGVIVVVGDAARVLGPLERIAPVTLVDVQGAPLERSALEVRASTERFDYARVAPSTLTYQVSFQGNPVGSQTVVLVKDGAGWTRTSTGQLGPLKQTLVTKFGPGFAPVSHTETVEGPLTGNSSVTLEGGRFRGEAKRPAQMGGDKTFDVEAPAGAVLEGMDEVMLAVAELAAGKTITIPQFNMGSGSVAPVTFRVTGVESVTVPAGTFPAFKVEVAGRQQPMVMWLRQEAPHIPVKYELTGQPVVIQLQSVQ, from the coding sequence ATGAACGCGAACCGCACCGCCCGCCGCGCCCTGGCCTTCGCACTGGCGACGGCCGCCCTGGCCGCCGCGCCCGCCGCGGCCCAGAAGCAGCCGCCGCCGGCGCCGATGCCGGCGCGCCCGCTCTCGTTCCCCGCGTTCCGCGAGACGCAGCTCCCCAACGGGATGACGCTGATCGTGGTGGAGAACCACCGCACCCCGGTGGCGAGCCTCACCCTGCTGGTGCGCTCGGGGACCGCCACCGTCCCCGCGGCGAAGGCCGGCACCGCCCACCTGGTGGCGGAGGTGCTCACCAAGGGGACCGCCACCCGCACCGCCCAGCAGATCGCCGGGCAGATCGAGGGGGCCGGCGGCTCGCTCAGCGGCTTCACCGCCGACGACTACACCGGCGTCTCGGCCACCATCCTCTCCGACCGGCTCCCGCTGGCCTTCGAGCTGGTGGCCGACGCGGCGCTCCACCCCACCTTCCCCCAGGACGAGGTGGAGACGGCGCGCCAGCAGATGCTCTCGCAGCTGCAGGCGCAGATGGGCCAGCCGGGCTTCCTGGCGTCGCGCCGCTTCTACCGCGAGGTCTACGGCGCCCACCCGTACGGGATCCTGCGCAGCCCGGAGACGGTCCAGGCGGTCACGCAGCAGGACCTGCGCGACTGGCACGCCCGCCACTTCAAGGCCGGCAACGCGCTCCTGGTGGTGGCGGGCGACGTGACCCCCGCGTGGGCCGAGGAGCTCGCGCGGCAGTACTTCGGCGGCTGGGAGCGCGGCGGCGTGGCGAGGCCCTCCTTCCCGGCGCTCCCCGCGCGCGAGAAGGCCGGCATCACCCTGGTGCACCGCCCCGGCTCGGTGCAGTCGACGCTCCTGGTGGGCAACCCGGGGATCCGCGCCGGCGACCCCGACTACTACGCCGTGCAGGTGATGAGCCGGCTCCTGGGCGGCGGCTCCGACTCGCGCCTCTTCCAGATCCTGCGCGAGCAGCGCGGCTGGACGTACGGCGCCTACTCGCTGGTGGACCGCCCGCTCGACACCGGCATCTTCCTGGCGCAGGCCGACGTGCGCACCGAGGTCACCGACAGCGCGCTCGCGGAGCTGCTCGTCCAGCTGCGCCGCCTGCGCGACCAGCCCGTGCCGGCCCAGGAGCTGGAGGGTGCCAAGAGCTACCTGGTGGGCTCGTTCCCGGTGAACATCCAGACGGCCGGCCAGGTGGCGTCGCAGGTGGCCACCACGCGGATCCTGGGGCTGCCGATCGAGGACCTGCTGCAGTACAACCAGCGCATCTCGGCCGTGACCGCCGCCGACGTGCAGCGGGTGGCGCGCAAGTTCGTGACTCCCGACCAGGGGGTGATCGTGGTGGTGGGCGACGCCGCGCGGGTGCTGGGCCCGCTGGAGCGGATCGCCCCGGTGACGCTGGTGGACGTGCAGGGCGCCCCGCTGGAGAGGAGCGCCCTGGAGGTGCGCGCCTCCACCGAGCGCTTCGACTACGCGCGGGTGGCGCCCTCCACCCTCACCTACCAGGTCTCCTTCCAGGGGAACCCCGTCGGCTCGCAGACGGTGGTGCTCGTGAAGGACGGCGCCGGGTGGACGCGCACCAGCACGGGGCAGCTGGGGCCGCTCAAGCAGACGCTGGTGACGAAGTTCGGCCCCGGCTTCGCGCCCGTGTCGCACACCGAGACGGTCGAGGGGCCGCTGACCGGGAACTCCTCGGTGACGCTGGAGGGCGGGCGCTTCCGGGGCGAGGCGAAGCGCCCGGCGCAGATGGGCGGCGACAAGACCTTCGACGTGGAGGCGCCCGCCGGCGCGGTGCTGGAGGGGATGGACGAGGTGATGCTGGCCGTGGCTGAGCTGGCCGCGGGGAAGACGATCACGATCCCGCAGTTCAACATGGGGAGCGGGAGCGTGGCCCCGGTCACCTTCCGGGTGACGGGCGTGGAATCGGTGACGGTCCCGGCGGGCACCTTCCCGGCATTCAAGGTGGAGGTGGCCGGCCGCCAGCAGCCGATGGTGATGTGGCTGCGTCAGGAGGCGCCGCACATCCCGGTGAAGTACGAGCTCACCGGCCAGCCCGTCGTCATCCAGCTCCAGTCGGTGCAGTGA
- a CDS encoding energy transducer TonB, producing the protein MSPTRRLPILVVLLAAAGLAGCASRGQPGRSPLLLSERPAPSQRACRAAPTPEQLPEAAELVDAQTFSAEAARLWESAGRPAGYVLFSMRYDTAGTNVRRAVIEHDVTPELADTLQKLVFAHRRQAASAREEWGVRLRVDLGQAPVLRVGRREECRPVPTDYEYRVAAGGFDVRSSAASPLSSATPVDPGLVWVRVWLDEGGVVTDARVERSLYRGNWEALLLNQVRAMQFAPALDDGFPVASQTSIPMRVPVASGRRW; encoded by the coding sequence ATGTCCCCCACGCGCCGGCTCCCGATCCTCGTCGTCCTCCTCGCCGCGGCCGGCCTCGCCGGCTGCGCCTCGCGGGGACAGCCCGGCCGCTCGCCGCTCCTCCTTTCCGAGCGGCCCGCCCCGAGCCAGCGCGCCTGCCGCGCGGCCCCCACCCCGGAGCAGCTCCCCGAGGCCGCGGAGCTGGTCGACGCGCAGACGTTCTCGGCCGAAGCGGCCCGGCTCTGGGAGTCGGCCGGGCGCCCCGCCGGCTACGTGCTGTTCTCCATGCGCTACGACACCGCCGGGACCAACGTCCGCCGCGCCGTCATCGAGCACGACGTGACGCCCGAGCTGGCCGACACGCTCCAGAAGCTCGTCTTCGCCCACCGCCGCCAGGCGGCGTCCGCGCGCGAGGAGTGGGGGGTGCGCCTGCGCGTGGACCTGGGGCAGGCGCCCGTGCTGCGCGTGGGCCGCCGCGAGGAGTGCCGCCCCGTCCCCACCGACTACGAGTACCGCGTGGCCGCCGGCGGCTTCGACGTGCGCTCGAGCGCCGCGTCGCCGCTGTCCTCGGCCACGCCCGTGGACCCGGGGCTGGTGTGGGTGCGCGTGTGGCTCGACGAGGGGGGCGTGGTCACCGACGCCCGGGTGGAGAGGAGCCTCTACCGCGGCAACTGGGAGGCGCTGCTACTGAACCAGGTGCGCGCCATGCAGTTCGCCCCCGCCCTGGACGACGGCTTCCCCGTGGCCAGCCAGACCTCCATCCCCATGCGCGTCCCCGTCGCCAGTGGCCGCCGCTGGTAG
- a CDS encoding pitrilysin family protein — MRSTFIRGGLAALALLAAGAPAAAQGAAAAGRIQFEDYRLPNGLRVLLAPDPASPVVAVNVWYDVGSRDEKPGRTGFAHLFEHMMYQGSANLGKGEHMQLLERAGAAFYNGTTSADRTAYFQTLPAHRLNLGLWLEADRMRSLAVTSENFENQREVVKEEKRQRVDNAPYFPAVWASLSEIPYNAETCFGYSHTAIGSMEDLNAATVDDARAFHSTYYRPNNATLVVAGGFDPAEARRLVQQYFADIPAGPAPPRNTCAQPFAKLPAERTFQDRNAQLPAIVAVYGVPGADSPDFAAVRLLNTILAEGESSRLNERLVKRERAASQIVPFFDERRGPSLALYWIVANQGVGADRLKALLEEEVARIRDQGVSAAELEKAKNQLRAATVLERETAHGVADALQYAVHFRGDPAYVNRSLEAPMAVTAADVQRVARQYFAPNNRALAIVQPAAAAPQGGAR; from the coding sequence ATGAGATCCACCTTCATCCGGGGAGGCCTCGCCGCCCTGGCCCTGCTGGCCGCCGGGGCGCCCGCCGCGGCGCAGGGGGCGGCCGCGGCGGGGCGGATCCAGTTCGAGGACTACCGTCTCCCGAACGGGCTGCGGGTGCTCCTGGCGCCCGACCCCGCCAGCCCCGTGGTGGCCGTGAACGTCTGGTACGACGTGGGCTCGCGCGACGAGAAGCCCGGGCGCACCGGCTTCGCCCACCTCTTCGAGCACATGATGTACCAGGGGTCGGCCAACCTGGGGAAGGGCGAGCACATGCAGCTGCTGGAGCGCGCCGGCGCCGCCTTCTACAACGGCACCACCAGCGCCGACCGCACCGCCTACTTCCAGACGCTGCCCGCCCACCGCCTGAACCTGGGGCTCTGGCTGGAGGCCGACCGCATGCGCAGCCTGGCGGTGACGTCGGAGAACTTCGAGAACCAGCGCGAGGTGGTGAAGGAGGAGAAGCGCCAGCGGGTCGACAACGCGCCGTACTTCCCCGCCGTGTGGGCGAGCCTCTCCGAGATCCCCTACAACGCCGAGACCTGCTTCGGCTACTCGCACACGGCCATCGGCTCCATGGAGGACCTGAACGCCGCCACGGTCGACGACGCGCGGGCGTTCCACTCCACCTACTACCGCCCCAACAACGCCACCCTGGTGGTGGCCGGCGGCTTCGACCCCGCCGAGGCGCGGCGGCTCGTGCAGCAGTACTTCGCCGACATCCCGGCCGGGCCCGCGCCGCCGCGCAACACCTGCGCGCAGCCGTTCGCCAAGCTCCCCGCCGAGCGCACCTTCCAGGACCGCAACGCCCAGCTCCCGGCGATCGTGGCCGTCTACGGGGTCCCGGGCGCCGACTCGCCCGACTTCGCGGCGGTGCGGCTCCTCAACACCATCCTGGCCGAGGGCGAGAGCAGCCGGCTGAACGAGCGGCTGGTCAAGCGCGAGCGCGCCGCCAGCCAGATCGTCCCCTTCTTCGACGAGCGGCGCGGGCCCTCGCTGGCGCTGTACTGGATCGTGGCCAACCAGGGCGTGGGCGCCGACCGGCTGAAGGCGCTCCTGGAGGAGGAGGTGGCGCGCATCCGCGACCAGGGGGTGAGCGCCGCCGAGCTGGAGAAGGCGAAGAACCAGCTCCGCGCCGCCACCGTGCTGGAGCGCGAGACCGCCCACGGGGTGGCCGACGCCCTCCAGTACGCCGTGCACTTCCGGGGCGACCCCGCGTACGTGAACCGCAGCCTGGAAGCCCCCATGGCCGTCACCGCCGCCGACGTGCAGCGGGTGGCCCGGCAGTACTTCGCCCCGAACAACCGCGCCCTGGCCATCGTGCAGCCGGCCGCCGCCGCCCCGCAGGGAGGTGCCCGATGA
- a CDS encoding DUF2306 domain-containing protein, with amino-acid sequence MDTLGWFHTAAAVTALASGAAVLTRRKGTRSHRRVGWVYAASMLALNASALLIYRLFGGFGPFHAAALVSLATLLGGMIPAVRRRPAHWYEHHYRFMTWSYVGLLAAAVSEVGTRVPGARFWWAVLVGTAAVIGVGATLIRRREAPLLAPFRAAAARRAARNASA; translated from the coding sequence ATGGACACTCTCGGCTGGTTCCACACCGCGGCGGCCGTGACCGCCCTGGCCTCGGGCGCGGCCGTGCTGACGCGCCGCAAGGGCACGCGCAGCCACCGCCGCGTCGGGTGGGTGTACGCGGCGAGCATGCTGGCGCTCAACGCGTCGGCGCTGCTCATCTACCGCCTGTTCGGGGGATTTGGACCCTTCCACGCGGCGGCGCTGGTCAGCCTGGCCACGCTGCTCGGCGGGATGATCCCGGCCGTACGGCGCAGGCCCGCCCACTGGTACGAGCACCACTACCGCTTCATGACCTGGTCGTACGTCGGGCTCCTGGCGGCGGCGGTGTCGGAGGTGGGGACGCGCGTTCCGGGCGCGCGGTTCTGGTGGGCGGTGCTCGTGGGGACGGCGGCCGTCATCGGCGTCGGCGCCACGCTCATCCGCCGCCGCGAGGCGCCGCTGCTGGCTCCCTTCCGCGCCGCCGCCGCGCGCCGCGCCGCCCGGAACGCGTCAGCCTGA
- a CDS encoding tetratricopeptide repeat protein: MTHVPPCPRLLPRRLAPLALAVLGLVASCVPPVRRDPGPVGRPEAVSLFGQPLYPPELPLETRQRYEQQLAEARAAYEANPNDADAIIWLGRRLAYLGRYREAIQVFSEGIKKHPSDARMYRHRGHRWITLRKFDRAVKDLRTAVRLTRNRPDQVEPDGLPNAQNVPLTTLQGNIWYHLGLAYYLRGEFARAASAFREDLRLAKNDDNTVAASDWLYMSLRRLGRDEEARQVLAPIRRDMNIIENQSYHRRLLMYRGELPPDSLLDANGRASLDVATQGYGVGNWYLVNGRVQDAEEVFWRVTSAENWAPFGYIAAEADLRRLTRDAARRNGQRAASRLQ; this comes from the coding sequence ATGACCCACGTTCCCCCGTGCCCGCGCCTCCTGCCACGCAGGCTCGCCCCGCTCGCGCTCGCCGTGCTGGGGCTGGTCGCGTCGTGCGTCCCGCCGGTGCGGCGCGACCCCGGCCCGGTGGGGCGCCCCGAGGCCGTCTCTCTCTTCGGGCAGCCGCTCTATCCGCCCGAGCTGCCGCTGGAGACCCGCCAGCGCTACGAGCAGCAGCTGGCCGAGGCGCGCGCCGCCTACGAGGCCAACCCCAACGACGCCGACGCCATCATCTGGCTGGGCCGGCGGCTGGCGTACCTGGGGCGCTACCGCGAGGCCATCCAGGTCTTCAGCGAGGGGATCAAGAAGCACCCGTCCGACGCGCGGATGTACCGCCACCGCGGCCACCGCTGGATCACGCTGCGCAAGTTCGACCGCGCCGTGAAGGACCTGCGCACCGCCGTGCGCCTCACGCGCAACCGCCCCGACCAGGTGGAGCCCGACGGGCTCCCCAACGCGCAGAACGTCCCGCTCACCACCCTGCAGGGCAACATCTGGTACCACCTGGGGCTCGCCTACTACCTGCGCGGCGAGTTCGCGCGCGCCGCCAGCGCCTTCCGCGAAGACCTGCGGCTGGCGAAGAACGACGACAACACCGTGGCCGCCAGCGACTGGCTGTACATGAGCCTGCGGCGGCTGGGGCGCGACGAGGAGGCCCGCCAGGTGCTGGCCCCGATCCGGCGCGACATGAACATCATCGAGAACCAGTCGTACCACCGCCGCCTGCTGATGTACCGGGGCGAGCTGCCGCCCGACTCGCTGCTGGACGCTAACGGGAGGGCCTCGCTGGACGTGGCCACGCAGGGGTACGGGGTGGGGAACTGGTACCTGGTGAACGGGCGGGTGCAGGACGCCGAGGAGGTCTTCTGGCGGGTGACCTCGGCCGAGAACTGGGCCCCCTTCGGCTACATCGCCGCCGAGGCCGACCTGCGCCGCCTCACCCGCGACGCCGCCCGCCGCAACGGCCAGCGAGCCGCCTCCCGGCTGCAATGA
- a CDS encoding TonB-dependent receptor, whose translation MKCPVRPPLARLAPALLLVFALARPAAAQGTGTLAGRVTGASGGPVEGATVTATPAEGGEARRARTDAGGAWRIARLPAGRYAVRASRIGFNAAEREAAVAAGAEARVDLRLEEETVALDPLQATGRRDTQRERTRFETEAGVTTRVIEGRELKILPGLGEADVLRAVEVLPGVVSTSDFSSAFHVRGGSADQNLILLDGFPIYNPFHLGGLFSVFNSDAIARAELLAGGFGAEYGGRVSSVLSVETKPGGGPEGFGAEAGVSLLASRVALHGNLPGGVAGALGGGEGSWLVSGRRSYFDVVLKPVVDFPYHLTDLQGSVTLGTRGGGRVRLVGYTGEDVLDLSDFDAPGLDEEEGSVLRIRWNWGNDVAGVRWEQPLGAWVGTASLGLSRYRESLGFVDFSDTRFVSRIEQLTLRADAGRSLGSALTVKVGGEASRTRYRNLGEAGGTTFFEGAEDGVLTGGFAQVRWQPDPAWIVEPGLRADAWHAGESTRAHLSPRLAVKRFFGAERDAAAKLAVGRYVQFVHSLRDESLPVSNDNWVTSDASVPALVSDQVQLGLEKYWGERWYASAEAYYRKYEGVVDFNVADDPNDPADDLLRGDGWSYGLDLMVRRGTGRLTGWATLSLLKAERTFPDPLAAGIDGVPREVTFPPVFDRRVDLDVVAQYQLPGRIEAGMRLNYGSGVPYTRPVAAFVGFETDVVGGGYRLPRPVGDDPEVPLYIVPGERNRERYPAYQRLDLTLRRTWRRHWGTLTPYLQVLNATNRRNVLFYFYDYDRTPATRSGISMFPTLPAFGVEATF comes from the coding sequence ATGAAGTGCCCCGTCCGCCCACCGCTCGCGCGGCTCGCCCCTGCGCTGCTGCTCGTCTTCGCGCTCGCCCGGCCGGCGGCGGCGCAGGGGACGGGGACGCTCGCCGGACGCGTCACCGGCGCCTCCGGCGGCCCCGTCGAGGGCGCCACGGTGACGGCGACCCCCGCGGAAGGCGGCGAGGCGCGCCGCGCCCGCACCGACGCGGGGGGCGCCTGGCGCATCGCCCGGCTCCCGGCGGGGCGCTACGCCGTCCGGGCGAGCCGGATCGGCTTCAACGCCGCCGAGCGCGAGGCGGCGGTCGCGGCCGGGGCGGAGGCGCGCGTGGACCTGCGGCTGGAGGAGGAGACCGTCGCGCTCGACCCGCTGCAGGCCACCGGGCGGCGCGACACCCAGCGCGAGCGCACGCGCTTCGAGACCGAGGCCGGCGTCACCACGCGGGTGATCGAGGGGCGCGAGCTGAAGATCCTCCCCGGGCTCGGCGAGGCCGACGTGCTGCGCGCCGTCGAGGTCCTCCCCGGCGTGGTCTCCACCTCCGACTTCTCCAGCGCCTTCCACGTGCGCGGCGGCTCGGCCGACCAGAACCTGATCCTCCTGGACGGCTTCCCGATCTACAACCCCTTCCACCTGGGCGGCCTCTTCAGCGTCTTCAACTCCGACGCCATCGCCCGCGCCGAGCTGCTGGCCGGCGGCTTCGGCGCGGAGTACGGCGGGCGCGTCTCCTCGGTGCTCTCCGTGGAGACGAAGCCCGGCGGCGGGCCCGAGGGCTTCGGCGCCGAGGCCGGCGTGTCGCTCCTGGCCAGCCGCGTGGCGCTGCACGGCAACCTCCCCGGCGGCGTGGCCGGCGCGCTGGGCGGCGGCGAAGGGAGCTGGCTGGTGTCGGGTCGGCGCTCGTACTTCGACGTCGTGCTCAAGCCCGTGGTCGACTTCCCCTACCACCTCACCGACCTGCAGGGGAGCGTGACGCTGGGGACCAGGGGCGGCGGGCGGGTGCGGCTGGTGGGGTACACGGGCGAGGACGTGCTCGACCTCTCCGACTTCGACGCGCCGGGGCTCGACGAGGAGGAGGGGAGCGTGCTGCGCATCCGCTGGAACTGGGGGAACGACGTGGCCGGCGTGCGCTGGGAGCAGCCGCTGGGCGCCTGGGTGGGCACCGCCTCCCTGGGCCTCTCGCGCTACCGCGAGTCGCTCGGCTTCGTCGACTTCTCCGACACGCGCTTCGTCTCGCGCATCGAGCAGCTCACCCTGCGCGCCGACGCGGGCCGCTCGCTGGGGAGCGCGCTCACGGTGAAGGTGGGCGGCGAGGCGTCGCGGACCCGCTACCGCAACCTGGGCGAGGCGGGGGGGACCACGTTCTTCGAGGGCGCGGAAGACGGGGTGCTGACCGGCGGCTTCGCGCAGGTGCGCTGGCAGCCGGACCCGGCGTGGATCGTGGAGCCGGGGCTGCGCGCCGACGCCTGGCACGCCGGCGAAAGCACCCGCGCGCACCTCTCGCCGCGGCTGGCGGTCAAGCGCTTCTTCGGCGCCGAGCGCGACGCGGCGGCCAAGCTGGCCGTGGGCCGCTACGTGCAGTTCGTGCACTCGCTCCGCGACGAGTCGCTCCCCGTCTCCAACGACAACTGGGTGACCAGCGACGCCAGCGTGCCGGCGCTGGTGAGCGACCAGGTGCAGCTCGGCCTGGAGAAGTACTGGGGCGAGCGCTGGTACGCCTCGGCCGAGGCGTACTACCGGAAGTACGAGGGGGTGGTGGACTTCAACGTGGCCGACGACCCCAACGACCCCGCCGACGACCTGCTGCGGGGCGACGGCTGGTCGTACGGGCTGGACCTGATGGTGCGCCGCGGCACGGGGCGGCTCACCGGGTGGGCCACGCTCTCGCTGCTGAAGGCCGAGCGCACCTTCCCCGACCCGCTGGCGGCGGGGATCGACGGGGTGCCGCGGGAGGTGACCTTTCCGCCCGTGTTCGACCGGCGGGTGGACCTGGACGTGGTGGCGCAGTATCAACTGCCCGGGAGGATCGAGGCGGGGATGCGGCTCAACTACGGCTCGGGGGTGCCGTACACGCGGCCGGTGGCGGCCTTCGTGGGCTTCGAGACCGACGTGGTGGGCGGCGGCTACCGCCTGCCGCGCCCGGTGGGCGACGACCCCGAGGTCCCGCTCTACATCGTCCCCGGCGAGCGCAACCGCGAGCGCTACCCCGCCTACCAGCGCCTGGACCTGACGCTGCGCCGCACCTGGCGCCGCCACTGGGGCACGCTCACCCCCTACCTGCAGGTCCTGAACGCGACCAACAGGCGCAACGTCCTCTTCTACTTCTACGACTACGACCGCACCCCGGCGACCCGCTCCGGCATCAGCATGTTCCCCACGCTGCCGGCGTTCGGCGTGGAGGCGACGTTTTGA
- the pyrE gene encoding orotate phosphoribosyltransferase has product MEDRDRLLRLLLERSFRVGDFVLSSGARSRFYVDARTTTTHAEGQALVGRLGLAAIRAAGWGPAAAGGLTMGADPVAYAIAHASWLAGDPVHAFTVRKEPKAHGAGKRIEGCFAAGDAVVVVEDVITTGGSALKAVQAVEAEGGTVLGVLAVLDRKEGGRAAIEAAGYPVRALFTVSELFAAMEDAPDA; this is encoded by the coding sequence ATGGAAGACCGCGACCGCCTGCTGCGCCTGCTGCTGGAGCGCTCGTTCCGGGTGGGGGACTTCGTGCTCTCGTCGGGGGCGCGCAGCCGCTTCTACGTGGACGCGCGCACCACCACCACGCACGCGGAAGGGCAGGCGCTCGTCGGCCGGCTGGGGCTGGCGGCGATCCGAGCGGCGGGGTGGGGGCCCGCGGCGGCGGGGGGGCTGACCATGGGCGCGGACCCGGTGGCGTACGCCATCGCGCACGCGTCGTGGCTGGCGGGCGACCCGGTGCACGCCTTCACGGTGCGCAAGGAGCCCAAGGCGCACGGGGCGGGGAAGCGCATCGAGGGGTGCTTCGCGGCGGGCGACGCCGTGGTGGTGGTCGAGGACGTGATCACCACCGGCGGGAGCGCGCTGAAGGCGGTGCAGGCGGTGGAGGCGGAGGGCGGGACGGTGCTGGGAGTGCTGGCCGTGCTGGACCGCAAGGAGGGCGGCCGCGCGGCGATCGAGGCGGCGGGCTACCCGGTGCGCGCGCTCTTCACCGTCTCCGAGCTGTTCGCGGCGATGGAGGACGCGCCGGACGCGTGA